The following are encoded together in the Paludisphaera mucosa genome:
- a CDS encoding DNA integrity scanning protein DisA nucleotide-binding domain protein — MTPLNTSKATAPLPILSIACGSAQRLGASAVLVMPEGPMEWDLVRSVATGGVDFLIASSSDRQVEAIRKAGLVAIELEPSEAAIAERVTLALIEAVANDQLKAGARVVVVYSGFEAEALDSISVIRLGEHLERLTARDLRALETSVPFDTLKAVVDAGVEIGREGREGKAVGSLIVVGDARNVLARTRPLGFDPFKGYKRKERNVRDLRVREAIKEIAQMDGAFVVARDGTVEAACRLIDAPVAGLTLPKGLGTRHWAAAAITSVTQAVAVVVSQSNGTVRIFQDGDVILRIAPMRHARAMKWQDAESEPGEPRAPREREKPPRTPENGPLRRPGRADGPERDAPQDGSE, encoded by the coding sequence GTGACGCCCCTCAACACCTCCAAGGCGACCGCCCCGCTGCCGATCCTCTCGATCGCCTGCGGCAGCGCGCAGCGGCTGGGGGCGTCGGCGGTGCTGGTGATGCCCGAAGGCCCGATGGAGTGGGACCTCGTCCGGTCGGTCGCCACCGGCGGCGTCGACTTCCTGATCGCCAGCTCGTCCGACCGCCAGGTCGAGGCCATCCGCAAGGCGGGCCTGGTCGCGATCGAGCTGGAGCCGAGCGAGGCGGCCATCGCCGAGCGCGTCACCCTGGCCCTGATCGAGGCCGTCGCCAACGACCAACTCAAGGCGGGCGCCCGCGTGGTCGTCGTCTACTCGGGGTTCGAAGCCGAGGCCCTCGACTCCATCAGCGTCATCCGCCTGGGCGAGCACCTCGAACGCCTCACCGCCCGCGACCTCCGCGCCCTGGAGACCTCGGTCCCGTTCGACACCCTCAAGGCGGTCGTCGACGCCGGCGTCGAGATCGGCCGCGAGGGCCGCGAGGGCAAGGCCGTCGGCTCCCTGATCGTCGTCGGCGACGCCCGCAACGTCCTGGCGCGCACCCGGCCCCTGGGCTTCGACCCCTTCAAGGGCTACAAGCGCAAGGAGCGCAACGTCCGCGACCTGCGGGTCCGCGAGGCGATCAAGGAGATCGCCCAGATGGACGGGGCGTTCGTGGTCGCCCGCGACGGCACCGTCGAGGCCGCCTGCCGCCTGATCGACGCCCCGGTCGCCGGCCTCACCCTGCCCAAGGGCCTGGGCACCCGGCACTGGGCCGCCGCCGCGATCACCAGCGTCACGCAGGCCGTCGCCGTCGTCGTCAGCCAGTCCAACGGCACCGTCCGCATCTTCCAGGACGGCGACGTCATCCTCCGCATCGCCCCCATGCGCCACGCCCGCGCCATGAAGTGGCAGGACGCCGAGAGCGAGCCCGGCGAGCCCCGCGCCCCCCGCGAACGCGAGAAGCCCCCCCGAACCCCCGAGAACGGCCCCCTCCGCCGCCCCGGCCGCGCCGACGGCCCGGAACGCGATGCGCCCCAGGACGGTTCGGAATGA
- a CDS encoding serine aminopeptidase domain-containing protein: MTWFRKRVRKAVINRTEAVAAVEAITGAGGPTGGLVLVADGIGGLDLCGRAMARVVRAAGLPYTTWTVPWGHGPGRWYADLSDAAGCEARAADVAETIRLFHARRPDVPIFLVGKSGGCAVMVKALEGLDEPVVERAVLLAPALSPGYDLTRALERVRAEVVVHWSPFDVFFLGLGTGVFGTSDRIRGRGAGLVGFRTPGPADDPRRLAAYRKLRQVRWAAGMSVMGYFGGHLGPDSPRFLARYVVPLLRVGGAPGA, encoded by the coding sequence ATGACCTGGTTCCGCAAGCGGGTGCGCAAGGCCGTGATCAACCGCACCGAGGCGGTCGCCGCCGTCGAGGCGATCACCGGAGCCGGCGGGCCGACCGGCGGCCTGGTTCTGGTGGCCGACGGCATCGGCGGGCTGGACCTGTGCGGCAGGGCGATGGCCCGGGTGGTGCGGGCTGCGGGGCTTCCCTACACGACGTGGACGGTCCCCTGGGGCCACGGCCCGGGCCGCTGGTACGCCGACCTGAGCGACGCCGCCGGCTGCGAGGCCCGCGCGGCCGACGTCGCCGAGACGATCCGCCTCTTCCACGCGCGGCGGCCCGACGTCCCCATCTTCCTCGTCGGCAAATCGGGCGGCTGCGCCGTGATGGTCAAGGCCCTGGAGGGGCTCGATGAGCCGGTCGTCGAGCGGGCCGTCCTGCTGGCCCCGGCTCTGTCGCCGGGCTACGACCTGACGCGGGCCCTCGAACGCGTACGGGCCGAGGTCGTGGTCCACTGGTCGCCGTTCGACGTCTTCTTCCTGGGTCTGGGCACGGGGGTCTTCGGGACGTCCGACCGCATCCGGGGCCGGGGCGCGGGCCTGGTCGGCTTCCGCACGCCGGGGCCCGCGGACGATCCTCGCCGGCTCGCGGCGTACCGGAAGCTCCGCCAGGTGCGCTGGGCCGCGGGGATGAGCGTCATGGGCTACTTCGGCGGCCACCTCGGCCCGGACTCCCCGCGGTTCCTGGCCCGGTACGTCGTGCCCTTGCTGCGGGTCGGGGGGGCGCCGGGTGCGTGA
- the eno gene encoding phosphopyruvate hydratase — protein sequence MAAIAQVKGREILDSRGNPTVEVDVVLADGALGRAAVPSGASTGIYEAVELRDGDKKRYLGKGVQKAVANVNGALAKVVVGRDPSDQIGLDRAMIEADGTPNKGNLGANAILGVSLAAAKAAAAAHGLPLYRYIGGANAHVLPVPMANIINGGKHADNKIDFQEFMIMPVGAKSFSEGIRVVAEIFHQLKSVLKKAGHNTNVGDEGGFAPNLDNEEAIKYILDATTKAGYEPGRDKDVAIALDCASSELFDEGGKKGYKFWKSAPDKLLSSKQMIELFADWVAKYPIISIEDPLDQDDWAGYTEFTKELGGKVQIVGDDFFVTNTERLARGITEKATNSILIKVNQIGTLSETLAAIDMAHRAGYTSVISHRSGETEDATIADIAVATNAGQIKTGSASRSDRIAKYNQLLRIEEQLGPDAVYGPGPKTRG from the coding sequence ATCGCAGCGATCGCGCAGGTCAAGGGCCGCGAGATCCTGGACAGCCGAGGCAACCCGACCGTCGAAGTCGACGTCGTCCTGGCCGACGGCGCCCTCGGCCGCGCGGCGGTCCCCTCGGGCGCGAGCACGGGCATCTACGAGGCCGTCGAGCTGCGCGACGGCGACAAGAAGCGCTACCTCGGCAAGGGCGTCCAGAAGGCCGTCGCCAACGTCAACGGGGCGCTCGCCAAGGTGGTCGTCGGCCGCGACCCGTCCGACCAGATCGGCCTCGACCGCGCGATGATCGAGGCCGACGGCACCCCCAACAAGGGGAACCTCGGCGCCAACGCGATTTTGGGCGTCAGCCTGGCCGCCGCCAAGGCCGCCGCCGCCGCCCACGGCCTGCCGCTCTACCGCTACATCGGCGGGGCCAATGCCCACGTCCTGCCGGTGCCGATGGCCAACATCATCAACGGCGGCAAGCACGCCGACAACAAGATCGACTTCCAGGAATTCATGATCATGCCCGTCGGAGCCAAGAGCTTCTCCGAGGGCATCCGGGTCGTCGCCGAGATCTTCCACCAGCTCAAGTCGGTCCTCAAGAAGGCCGGCCACAACACCAACGTCGGCGACGAGGGCGGCTTCGCCCCCAACCTCGACAACGAAGAGGCGATCAAGTACATCCTCGACGCCACGACCAAGGCCGGATACGAGCCCGGCCGCGACAAGGACGTCGCCATCGCCCTCGACTGCGCCAGCTCCGAGCTGTTCGACGAGGGGGGCAAGAAGGGGTACAAATTCTGGAAGTCGGCCCCGGACAAGCTCCTCTCCAGCAAGCAGATGATCGAGCTGTTCGCCGACTGGGTCGCCAAGTACCCGATCATCTCGATCGAGGATCCGCTCGACCAGGACGACTGGGCCGGCTACACCGAGTTCACCAAGGAGCTGGGCGGCAAGGTGCAGATCGTCGGCGACGACTTCTTCGTCACCAACACCGAGCGCCTGGCCCGCGGCATAACCGAGAAGGCGACGAACAGCATCCTCATCAAGGTCAACCAGATCGGCACCCTGAGCGAGACGCTGGCCGCCATCGACATGGCCCATCGCGCCGGCTACACCTCGGTCATCAGCCACCGCTCCGGCGAGACCGAGGACGCCACCATCGCCGACATCGCCGTCGCCACCAACGCCGGCCAGATCAAGACCGGCTCCGCCAGCCGCTCCGACCGCATCGCCAAGTACAACCAGCTCCTCCGCATCGAAGAGCAGCTCGGCCCGGACGCCGTCTATGGCCCCGGCCCCAAGACCCGCGGCTGA